The genomic stretch GCGTTATATACTGtttgcactgtatgtatatataatctacatacatacatgtatttaCATGGACTTTAAATAAGTTTCATTACTGGTATTCACTTTGATCCAAAGCCcttttgaaaataaataaacagtgcAGTTTATTTGATATAGTTGTATTGCCTCTGCTCTAGTCCCTCATATTCCTGTattagtatatactgtatgtagtatgttCCTCTCTTAACACTCATGGTCCACTGCCCTGACAGCATGTAAAGCTCTTAGCTGGAGTGACTGACACATGACGTGTCATATGTTACAATGCACAAGCATTTGGCTAATACTAAGTTAAAGTCCTCGTATGAGACAATGACTTTCCGTTTGAGAGCTACCAACATGCATTAATAATCAGTTTCATTCAGTGCACTGTAATACAATTTCAGCTTATGACGATACAAGGGCCCATGGCTGTAATGTACTCACCATGACAGGGGTGGTTTCATAAGGGGGCTGAGAAACGGTTTAACACTAGTCAGGGTCGGGTTGCAGTCTGAGGCCTGTGTGGGAGAGGCTGGGACATTCTCCCTCACCCTTGACTCAATGTGAGCAAAGTATGTGCTACAACGGAGGCCCTCGACACATCATTTGGCAACTTGTGAGTGAAgtggttattagtgtggttatgtgtgagtgtgtgcactaGGTTACAAAAGTGCAATGTTACATAGAAACATGCAAACTTAACTAGTCCATGGGATGGCTAGGTTAAAGTTCCCTCAGAACAAAGCAGATTAATAAAACAAACCGCTTGGTCTCAACCTTCCACATAGTCAATCGTTGAACAAAATCTATAAAACACAAAAGTAATCCAAAAAGTAAACATTGTACTGTTCCTCAGAGCATAAACTCAAATGCCAGTGCAGAAACTAGTGGCAACAGTTTTGACTTTAAAGTAACCAGAAATAGTTTGCTCAGGGTTACTGGTTGTGAAAATGGTGAGAGGGTTAGGGGTTCATTCATGCTTGGTTGCAGTTGTCTAATGAAATACTATACGGCACAGGTCAGCTTGGTACTACAGTATTGTACCTCTCTAAGGGTAACAAAGTGCAAAGAGTCCAACTGGGCAATGTTATGTAGTAATAATGTCCAGCTTTGGCATAGAATGCAGTGCCTCATACCAAATCATTATCTGGCCTCGGACAGTTAAAAGCCTAGAAAGTAGCCTAGCTGTCGGCCATTTCCACCCTCCCAGGGGAACCTACTGGTTTCTAGTAGTCAAATAATAATAGTGCATTCTAATTTTAAAAACCCTCATCACAAACTGTCTCTCTAATACCGTAGAGTAATAAACATTTGGTATCTGTTTGGTGGCAGAACTTCCCTTTTCAGTCAACAAGATCCATCTTGCTACAAGATCCATGTAACTATTGTTCAGGTATTATAAAGAGAGACATCCGGTCTGTTTTAGGCATCTTCATTTAAGACGTTATGTAcccttttcattgactacagtatGTGCCAAACATGATTACAATAATcaacaacaaaatatatttttttaactttatAGTCATGAACTAATTCTAATAATCCGGATTCAAAACCAATTCAAATTCCTCAGTTAAATGTGAGGAATTGTCACTTTAAATATAGATattgatgaataaataaaatgCACTGTCTCACAAGATTAATTGGTTAACCAATAATAAAGAGTAACTTCATGTAACTCAACAATAGCAATTGTAAACGTAAATAATCTGTCATGATCCCCTATTCAAAATGGTTATATTTTCAATGGCACAAAGCATCCAAGTTCAGTCTAGCATTTAGGCTATGTGGACTGCACTAAAAGGGAGGTAAACTTCAAACAAAATGAGCACTCACAAGCCAAGGAATGAACCCTTTCACCCATACCCAGTCACCCATACCCAGTTACCCATACCCTTCACCCAGTTACCCATACCCAGTCACCCATACCCTTCACCCAGTTACCCATACCCTTCACCCATACctgaccacagagagacagacaaagccagagagaagggagaaagacaaacaaacatggaAGAAATAATGAGAGGGAGAATATCCTCTCTAATACACAGTAACTCAAGTAGTTCCATAGGACTCTGTGACGGGTCTGGGAGTGCTTTGTGCATTACTAGCATGTATGCATGCTACGCTGTgagtgtgtgcggtgtgtgtgtttgttctaaCGTTTATATGCTATGTGCTGCATAGGTTGCAATAGAATGACATCTGAAAAATACTTCAGAAAGAATGaatgcatcattgaaggtccacTTTGATAAAAGACATAGGTTGAAATGGTAATTGACACATGAGGATAAGTCAACAGCAAATCAACTATTGCTCAAGTGTAACTTCACTTGCATATCATGATTTTTTTGGTAGACATTTCTATGTGTATTTCTGACATCAAATCCTTAATCTCCTTTGTGTGTAATCTTCACAGatcctctgctgtgtgtgtgtgtgtgttgaccagtGAGCCAATTTCCAAATCCTTGTGTGTGTTCCCTAATATAAATAGCAACGCATGTATAATGGCAAGGTGGACACAGATACCGTATGAACATTCTTGCACATGTGTCAAAGCCTGCACCAATCCCTATTATGTAAAACACTTTATCTGGCCTTCCATGCACGTCTTCATGAACACCTCCCATCTTCCCTTCCCAAGCATTACCTATTGAAACAGCCCCCCGCCCCCCCCCCACAGAGGTCCTAAACCCTGTTCCCCGCTGGTCCCCCTCCAGGCAGGGTGGGGCTCAGTCTGAGGGACAGTGGTGGCTGTTGATCCAGAGCAGGTCATCCAGCACACCCCAGTGAAGGTAGAGGATGGAGCCCACCACCAGCACATGCATGATCTGGTGGCTGTTGCACCAGTAGTCAAAGAGGCCCGGGCGGAAGCGCTCTGGGATGCGCGAGATGTTGATGATCCCGCCCAGTACAGCCAGCGCATCCATGGTGAGGAAGTGTTGCAGCGAGGTGGGGCTGCCGCCGCCCACGCCCACCCAGCGCAGCAGGAAGAAGGAGAAGCGGAACAGGGCCTGCCAGGCAAAGGAGCGCAGGCGCCGCACGCTACTCCGCGCCGTGATGGCCGAGTAGATAGCGTAGCTGGACAGCAGGATGTAGACGAGCAGAGCCACTGTGCGGGTGAATGGGTAGCACAGCAAGGTGCTGTAGACGATGGGCAGCGCTCCTGaggcaaacacaacacacaaagtCAGAGGCAGTTAGTCATTGAACTACACCACAACAAATATTCCCATCCCAGAGAATCATGCAcacaaagctgccatcaaggcaaagggtggctactttgaagaatctcaaatagaaaatatattttgatttgtttaacacttttttggttactacatgattccaaacgtgttatttcatagttttgatgtcttcactattaaacatacaatgtagaaaatagtaaaaagaaaagaaaagccctggaatgagtaggtgtgtccaaacttttgactggtactgcagggtctacagtcaatcacggactacaggaagaaacccagcccagtcacggaccaggatgtcttgctcccaggcagactaaataactttttgcccgctttgaggacaatacagtgccactgacacggcctgcaacggaaacatgcggtctctccttcactgcagccgaagtgagtaagacatttaaacgtgttaaccctcgcaaggctgcaggcccagacggcatccccagccgcgccctcagagcatgcgcagtccagctggccggtgtgtttacggacatattcaatcaatccctataccagtctgctgttcccacatgcttcaagagggccaccattgttcctgttcccaagaaagctaaggtaactgagctaaacgactaccgcccgtagcactcacatccgtcatcatgaagtgctttgagagactagtcaaggaccatatcacctccaccctacctgacacccttgacccactccaatttgcttaccgcccaaataggtccacagacgatgcaatctcaaccacactgcacactgccctaacccatctggacaagaggaatacctatgtgagaatgctgttcatcgactacagctcggcattcaacaccatagtaccctccaagctcgtcatcaagctcgagaccctgggtctcggcccgccctgtgcaactgggtactggacttcctgacgggccgcccccaggtggtgagggtaggcaacaacatctcctccccgctgatcctcaacactggggccccaaagggtgcgttctgagccctctcctgtactccctgttcacccacgactgcgtggccatgcacgcctccaactcaatcatcaagtttgcggatgacacaacagtggtaggcttgattaccaacaacgacgagacggcctacagggaggaggtgagggccctcggagtgtggtgtcaggaaaataacctcacactcaacgtcaacaaaactaaggagatgattgtggacttcaggaaacagcagagggaacacccccatccacatcgatggaacagtagtggagagggtagcaagttttaagttcctcggcatacacatcacagacaaactgaattggtccactcacacagacagcatcgtgaggaaggcgcagcagcgcctcttcaacctcaggaggctgaagattcggcttgtcaccaaaagcactcacaaacttctacagatgcacaatcgagagcatcctggcgggctgtatcaccgcctggtatggcaactgcaccgccctcaaccgtaaggctctccagagggtagtgaggtctgcacaacgcatcaccgggggcaaactacctgccctccaggacacctacactacccgatgctacaggaaggccataaagatcatcaaggacaccaaccacccgagccactgcctgttcaccccgctgccatccagaaggcgaggtcagtacaggtgcatcaaagctgggaccgagagactgaaaaacagcttctatctcaaggccatcagactgttaaacagccaccactaacattgagtggctactgccaacacactgtcaatgacactgactctactccagccactttaatcatgggaattgatgggaaatgatgtaaatatatcactagccactttaaacaatgctaccttatataatgttacttaccctacattgttcatctcatatgcatacgttgatactgtactctatatcatcgactgcatccttatgtaatacatgtatcactagccactttaactatgccacttggtttacatacttatctcatatgtatatactgtactcgatatcatctactgtatcttgcctatgctgctctgtaccatcactcattcatatatccttatgtacatattctttatccccttacactgtgtatgacagtagtttttggaattgttagttagattacttgctcgttattactgcattgtcggaactagaagcacaagcatttcgctacactcgcattaacatctgctaaccatgtgtatgtgacaaataaaatttgatttgatttgattttgatatagATGACTtgcctgtcaaaataaaggtttaataataataataatactttattAGGTACTTACTATCGTCATTATTTATGAGATgggaaaatgtttttatttttattaggttatgcatgtgctctttatgacaaagTGTGATATCAAACTTTTTCCCCTACCAAGTTACACATCTTGAAAGGCACCAAATTGCTGGAACGACCCACTGGTTATTGGATACTCAAGATGATTTGCATATATGTAAATTAAAAATGGATTGCACAAAAAGAGTGCGCCAGAGAGTGTACACAGAAAACAAAAGGCcggaagagaaagaaaggagagaaggagataaaaagttagaaagaatgaaagaaagaatgagagagagctttTAGTTGCTACCCAGAAGCCCCCCTGCTTACCCAGCGTGTTGATCATGCAGATGCCACACATGTCGAGGGTGAGAAGGGTGTGGTAGACAGGCTCTCCTCCCTCGTGGTTCATGAAGAGGTGGTAGAGCACAGAGCCCAGCTGGGGGGACAGACAGGCCAGGAAGTGGACCACACCCAGCCATGTcacactgatctgggaccaggggaAGTTGAGCGGGATGAGGAACAGGAAGCAGAGCAGAGGGATACCTGTCAGGAAGGGGTGAAGGGGATAAACAGGGTTCGGTCAAATAGGCCTAAATCTTGCTGACAACTAGCACCAGATTTACCAATACAAAACGCTTGCAGTTTTCACTACTGTACTGGATAGTGTATTTTCACCTGTTATTATATTCCAATGAAattacaaaaaaattaaaatgtgTTATGAATTTCCATTCACATTAGCAATACGGCATAGCGCTACTGCATAGACACCTTTTTTCACCTTCCACAAGCTCTTGTTTAGCTTCAGCAACAATTACTGCTGCACTACAGGGCAATCCCACGGTAACAGAATTACACAGAGACTGTATGGCAAGCAAAAAACAACTATGTACAATGACTACTTTGACCAACTTACACACCAGGGTTCTCCCCAGGATATTTTAACAAGGAGGTGCTGCAGAGTACAGCCAAGATTTATGAACACCTGTAACTGcaatttcctgcaatctagagcaaaCAATGGCCTTATATGATAACAAATTaagtaataaaaaaatattttttaaatggttcGGTCCTATagacagtgagtcatgtggcAGGCAAACAGGCatccagttactgttcgattgaacgctAGTGATGACATAAGCTAGGTGACTTTGAGCGTGTGTTACGATTGTCAGCCAGTACCTCAGAAATGTGCCGGTAGGTGGCCTCCTGGGAGGTGTTTTTTACgcatgacagtgtctagggtttactgagaacagtgcgacaaacaaaaagCATTCAGCCAGCGTAGCCTGGGATTTTTACgcatgacagtgtctagggtttactgagaacggttgtgggcgaaaacagcttgttgatgagaggtcaaaaggagaatggcaagaatcgtgcaagctaacaggcaggcCACAAACGGGCAAATAACGGAGCAGTacaacggcatctcggaacgcacaactcgtcggtccttgtcacggatgggctattgcagcagacgaccacaccgggttccactcctatcagctaaaaacaagcaGAGGAGGTTCCTATGGGAacgtgatcaccaacactggacaactgaggaATGGAAAAACTTTTCCTGGTCCGACTAATCACGGTTGCTGTtatgtcatgctgatggcagagtcaggatttggcctaAGCTGCATGAGTCCATGGGTCCTTCCTgctgtcaacggtacaggctggtggcggtggtgtaatggtgtggggaatgttttcctggcacacgttaagTCCCTTGTTACCAACTGAGCCATGTTTGAACACCAaccacaccttgtagaatccatgccctgaagaattcaggctgttctggaagcAAGAGGGGGGtctgacccggtactagatgggtgtacctaataaactggccactgagtgtaagtgcctttagaaagtatccATACCCattcacttattccacattttgttgttacagacagaattctaaatggattaaatagatgtattttctcacccatctgcacacaataccctataacgacaaagtgaaaacgtatTTTTTCaagatttttgcaaatttattcaaaatgaaatacagaaatatctcatttagataagtattcacactcTTTTGCtttgacactccaaattgagttCAAGTGCAttcaatttcctttgatcatccttgggatgtcactacaacttgattggaccaCCTGTTGCCAATTCAATTTTTTGGACATGATTTCttaagaaacacacctgtctatatatgtcAGAGGTGAAATAAtcccatgaagtccaaggaactagTACATCTCCAagattgtgatgaggcatatatctggggagGGTATAAAACAACTTGTAGAGTGTTCAAAGTTTCCAAGAGCAGTGGTCTCCATTGGGAAATTAAAAAAAGACGGAACTATCCAGACTCTGCATAGAGTTGGCCTTCTGACCAAATggagcaaccgggcaagaaggaccttggtcagggaggtgaccaagaacccaatgaactacagagttccttggctgagatgggaaaacctgccagaaggacaacagtctctacagcactttaaTGGAAAGTGTCCAGACAGATGCCACTTCTGAGAAAAAGCCACGACAGCATGCCTGGAGTTAGCAAAAATGCAGGTGAAAGACTGATAGCATCAGGCAAAATATTCTGTCGTCTGATGAGACAAATTttactat from Oncorhynchus tshawytscha isolate Ot180627B linkage group LG09, Otsh_v2.0, whole genome shotgun sequence encodes the following:
- the paqr4a gene encoding progestin and adipoQ receptor family member 4a; protein product: MVSNKFLFAIILLYVYIGVQSLFYFFGGVVLTILVAMAFLNGPRLLDWANSPPHLQFNKYVLTGYRPISSVQDCIRSLFYMHNELGNIYTHGIPLLCFLFLIPLNFPWSQISVTWLGVVHFLACLSPQLGSVLYHLFMNHEGGEPVYHTLLTLDMCGICMINTLGALPIVYSTLLCYPFTRTVALLVYILLSSYAIYSAITARSSVRRLRSFAWQALFRFSFFLLRWVGVGGGSPTSLQHFLTMDALAVLGGIINISRIPERFRPGLFDYWCNSHQIMHVLVVGSILYLHWGVLDDLLWINSHHCPSD